AAGGGCCTGAGTCAGGGCTCAAGCCTACGAGTCTTCAGGCGACTCAGTGTGAGAATCCCAGATACACCTCACAGTGGGTCCTGACAGAAGCACAGGTGAGGACTGACGAGGACTCATGGCAAGGACATTCACTGTCTTAGGGACTGTCCAAAACCCATTCTGAAGGTCTTTCCCTCAAATGCAAATACCATTCCTCTGGACCTTCTCAGCAAATGACAGGGACGGTGCGAGTTCCAAGCACAGCATCTCCACAGGAAAGAAGTCATAGCCCAACTCTAAGCAGATTCCATGGCCTGTCCACCTCAAGCACCTCAGCAAACTGAGCTGTGCTCTAGAACAGTCAGGCCCAGGCCTCTAAGCCTCTTGGGAGCCCAGTTCCATGTGATCATCTACATTTACAACCAAAGATCCTGCAATAACAAAGGCAAAGACTGTCTAACATCACCACATTTCCAGAAGAATGACAGCTAGCAGCTCACAGTGAACTTGCTTCTCTGGGAGAATCTCTTTACATtttttggagggagaaagggagagagggacagaagtGGGAAGAGGGCAAGAAAATGGGGAGTTGGGTTTTGAAGAACTCACACAGAAAAGTGTTCAAAGCACCCAGGGTTTTGTTCAGAGATTCAAACCCTGACACACAGTTAATGTCAAAGAACAAAGGTTACCAAGGCTTGTTTTGAGTACACACCTGGTGGCTTCAGTCTGAAAAAAAAGGGTGAAGAGTTAACTGGAGGATGGGAAGGGGTCCCAGGAGGACTGCCATGGTGACCCTGTACTGCCATCTGCTGGCCACATGACTTCTGCCAAGTCTAAGCTCTGGCTGTGTAAAGCAGGTAGAACTGGGCTGTGAGAGCATACATGCAGGAAAGCAACACCAAGTACCTGGGCAGAAGGCCTGGCTGTACAGGACGGTCACCAGCACGGGTGAACAGGCGAAGGGTGCAAGAGGAAGGGAGCAACTGCAGCCCAGCCAATGGTTTTAAAGAAAGAGCTCTGATCTGCTCTGCACACCCTGCATAGGTTTTCCTGGAAGCTCTGATAACCCGTCTTTATCTCTTCTGTCTCATGCCCTGTCAAGTTATAGCTCTTTTTACACTGCATTTCCTACTACTCGTCTGCCCGCTCTGCAGGTAGAATGGTGTCCTGCAAAGCCACACACAGGAGCTCAGATACCTCCACCGGCACCCACAGGTCACCCCTAGCTTCAGGGCACAGAAGCCATCTTTGACATTCATCTTACCTCAGCTTACAAGCACTTACCAGTTAACAGGTGCCAGGGCCTGGGTGGGCACTGGCATCTTGTGGGAGGCCTGAGAACTTCTAACTCCCCGAAAGGACTAACAAGGTTTCCGCCGCCAGACAGGCTCCAGGAACACAGACTGGAGCTCCATAGTGgagttctgtttcttttccagttttttttttttgttttgtttttgttttttaatactaatacaaatagaaaaactAGAGAAATGTAAAAGGGTAAATGAAAGATACAAAAAAAGTACCCACAATCTTATCTCCCAGTGGTGTCTGTTCTCCCACGTAGACCATGAGAGACTCACAAAAAGCctatttctgttttctacattttGGAGGGTGGTGGGAATCTCTTGGCCATGACATCATGGTCACCTGGCCCCAGAATAATACCAGCCTACCAGCTAGGGAAGGAGAGAGTTTTCTTCAAAAAGCTATCCACAGAGTATGATAAAAGTACCAGAGCCCCTGTCCCACTAAATAAAGAGGTCATGGGCTCTGTGGGAGAGTCCTCATCAGACTCTGGTCTCAACTCCTCTTCCTCTGAGCAAGAAACAGGCCTCACTCCAGTTAACAGCTGCCTCGTTCTAGACCTCGTGCTACCTGCGGGCCAGGGAGCTAAATAGTGTATCCCCATATCCAGACCCACGTAGGAGCTAACCAAAGCCACTTCTAGTGCAGATCTCCTGACAGCATCACCAAGAGGCCGTTCCAAGAAATCGGAGCAGCCAGGGAtaaagacagattttaaaaaccatcaccacacatgcacatgctcccTAAGCTTCCTAAAGGATCCTGGGCACAGCTGCTGAGGCAGCAGTAGTACTCCAAACACTTTAGTTCAGGGGAGTGTTCACTTCAAGGATTCTACTAATTCCCAGTCCCGAAACATTCAGAAAAATCCCTGCTTTTTACTTCACAGGCCATtgtttcctcctccttccacacAGAGCTTGTAACACTCCTTTGCAATACAAACCCTTCTCAGCTCAATGGTAGAACCACATGAGCAGGGGTTGGCTCTGAAACAATCAAGCAGGCCTCTGTAAATCACCAACTGTTTTTGGAGATCAAGGGAGCAGTCTTCCTAAATGAAAAATATACCTACCTTCTGACTTGCGATTACAGCCTTAGGAATTTACTTTAAAGAGACATACAGCAATATATGTACATCACTGCAGCATCAATTTTAACACCCCAAAAAAGCCTGCATACTACTTAAGTGTCATTTAAATAAATCACAATACATTCACACTACAGAATGTTATACAGCCAACTGTGGCAGCTTTGCAAGCACAATGTGGAAAGATGTCACCAATACACTGTAAAGCAAAAAGCAGTTTCTAACTGGGTATTACCACAGCTTGCATGTGAGAGCAGTGTCTCCAGGGTCCTCCAGAAGTAAATGGTGACAGGGACAGAATAACAAGAAAGACTTTAGAGTTCCACCATGTCCATACTTCTCTactatttaaattgtttgttgGAAACACACTTTTatgtaataatacatttttaaagagcaGGAATCGTGTGTTCATTGTCAAACACTGCCACAGACAAGCAGTTAAAACCCATGGCATGGTCCCAATCAGTCTCTGAAAGAGCTCCAGCTGGCCTGCAGAAACGTGCCCAGGCCTGCCTCCATATCTCCCACATCTCCTCTGTGGTACCTGTCATCAAAAGCCTTGCACCAGCCAGGGACAGAGTGAGCCTGGTGATGTAACCCCAGTTGTATCCTGGGCTGCTTCTGCACTGTGATGTCATTAGTGCCTTGCTATATGAGGGACAGTGACAACTAGAACCAAGCAGGGGAGTAACTGTGTATGATACCAACATATGGCTAGAAGCCAGATCTTCTTCATAGGAATACCTGAAAGGTGACCCAAGAGGCCACCTCCCTCCAAATGGCTGCTGTTTAGGGCAGGTGTGTCCAAGAGGACTTTCTGATGGCGATGTTTTATCTCTACACTGTTCTAAAGGGCAGCCACTAGAAACATGTAACTACTGACAGAGCTTTAAGGGGCACTAAGTATGCTCAAAGAACTCTGGACTTACTTTGGACtgatttaaatgaatttaaatggcCAGGGAGACCAGTGGCTTAGTGGAAAGCACACCTCTCCACCCTAATTTGTCTACAGCTAGTTGTTAGAACCTCAAGGTGAAGAGCTCCCTTCCCTAGCCTGCTCTGTAACAAAATGGAAGCCACCTCTCAAGCATCTCCTGGATCTTCCCAGCACTGCCTCAGGCTACTTCATCTGCCCAGGCCTACACTCCCAGATGCCTAGTACGAATCTGCAGCTCTGCCACAACTCCTTTGGGCACATGTGGTCCCCAGAATACAGGCAGCTCTGGACAGACACACACCTATTATCTGTGGTCAAATGGCAGGCCATGTGGGACCAACCACAGCCTAGCTAACAGAGTTGGAACACAATGTTTCTGTCTGCTTCTCATCCATGCCTGCTCACCTGGCAACATTCAGAGCTGTAATGTTTGATATTACCAGGTGAATTCTAGTACACTCCTTCCATGTACCAGACTAAGATGACTCCATGAGCCTCTGGAATGTACTAAGCTGTCAGACTTCATGCCCCAAACTTTCAGTTACTACAGTTCATGCTTTACTGAAGAAAATCACATAGGAAGTTCAAGAGAATGCTAGACAGAGTGAGTCCGAGTTTCCACTGGAGTTGTAATCTAGTAATCCAAAGTACTTCACTGACGCCTGGCTTTGTATTGGATCTCCCCGACCTCCACCCCCAGGTATTTACATAGGAGGGCAAAAATCAGAATTCTCTACTGTCTTCGGTGAGTGCCCTCCTTTGCCAAGTTTCCCAGGAGTTTTCTCTGTTCAGCAGCTGTGAGAgtgttgcgggggggggggggagcaggcaTGAATGAGAAGCAGGTCTGAATGtttagatgggtggatagataacTATCTTCGCATATTCACATGCTGTATTTAGAATCACCAGTACAATGGAAGAAAAGGGCATGTGTTTACTGAACCCACCTTGGGGCCTCCACCCTGTTCTAACCATCATCCACAAGGGCAGTGAGACACTGaggtgattatatatatatatatatgtagttccCACTTTACTCTCCCCATCATACTGCTGAGCCATGGCTGGGGTTGGCTCACACTCCCATGCTATCATCAATCAAGAGAATCGTGGCCACAAGAATAAGAAATATCTTTAGAGCCATGAACTCGAAAGGATGGGAAATATATTTTGCTGGAGGATAAGCAGACTGTGACAGAATCCATTAGGCAAACCCAAGTGGGTGGTCTAGCTAAGGGCAGCCAGGCCCCAAGGGACCAGATAAAGCACTCTATGTAAATGCTCACACCAAGTTCTCCTAACCCACAACCATCAGGGGCCATACTGACTGGGTCATTTTCAGATAACCCTAGCACACAGCAGAGCCAAGTATATGGTGCAACTATAAAAAACAGTAACTCACGACCATGTTCTTGCCTGCTTTGGTCTGACAATGCCACACAGGGTCTGGCCACTGCACTAaaagacataatgagaagacATGATTCTTCATCTCCATCATCTTCCATAAAAACAGCCCATGGAGTGGAGTAGACAACCTCCACACATAGCATGCTCACCCTGTTCACATCACAGCAAGCAGGAGCAAGTCCCCTATATCCTGAATGTAACAGGAAGCTGAGGGGAGTCTTGACATCGTAGAGGTGTGATGGGGACTCACTTACCTAAGGGTACTAAGCGGGAACAGAGTTATGAACAGCAAAAATAAGTGCTCTCTCAGACCTTCATACACCCTCAAGGACGTAAGTTTTCTATGGCTCACCAATATACTCTCCTGGTTCTATAGGAAAAAGAGGTGGTAAATACCAGGCATGAAGGTTCATGCTCAtataggctgaggcaggaaggccatTATTTGggggctagcctgtgctacagtgACAGATtctgtctgaaaaagaaaaacatagaagAGGCGGCTTAGACATATATGCTCCATAGACTTGTCAATTGGGCAGGACCTGGGATCTCAGGATTCACACGTGTTTATTAATGCTTTCCATCTCCTGTCCTGAACTTACCCTGCTTGAAAACCATGGTCCCTTCTCCATGGCTGGAGCTCTAACCTGGCTCTAAGACCTCATTGACAATACTAGGCTTCAATGAGGCACCTCAGCTCCATCAGTGGACACTACATTTCATCAGAGTTACTAATGGGAATCCATCCATTGCAGAAGCCTGATGTAATGATCCACACATCCAGTTTGCCAAACACAAGGAAAGGAATCCCAACCCCCTGCCCTGCGTGACCCTTTCTGGATTGTTTCAGCATTTGGACATTATCATTATTGCTTTATTCTTTGGGGAATAAGGAATAcagcatttaataaaatatatcaagaCCCAATTTTATGCCCCTACAGTAATTTCAAAAGGCcattaaataagaattttaatgagaaattatcTACTGCAACATCTCATTAGGATTTGTGTCCCATGTGGCCCTGCACCAGGGAGAATGATATCGAAGGCCTTCATACAGGTGTTTCCAACGTCAGGGGCGCAGCCACAGCCACAAGAGCCAATGCCTTCTTCAGGTTGCTTCCAActtttgaagaataaaatatcAGCACACTgcataaaaaaaaagtcaaagaacaacTGGACTCTAGCTGTGGGACAGCCAGCACTTTGCTTCCACAGGGCCCCATCCAGATCCAACCAACCTGGggtcaaaaacatttaaaacaaaacaaaacaaaacaaaaaacatcaaaaacaattGTGTCTCTACCGAGCATATGCAGATCTTCTCTTTGAAATCATTCCTCAAACAATACAACATAACTACTACTGCACAGCATCTGCATTGTATTAGGTGATTTAAAGTATAATGTGGGGCAGGTTACAAATGTAGCTCACTGGaacaaaaacttccctaaccaCCTAAGAggctgggtttgatccccagcactatAGGGGTGGGTTataaacactttttttgtttgtttgtttgtttaaaaaaaaaaaaggaaaatgaagtatGAGGGACTTTGGAAGTTACTTATATGCAAATAGGTTGTCATTTACGAGGCATCAACATTTGCAGATTTTGGAATTCATAGGGAGGGGGAAGACATGGAGTCCCCTGAAATatgaagtctatttttaaaagttgtttttgttatgtTATCCCGTATTTAATGCCTTTGTCTTCTTTAGTTATCACACTGTTTCAAGAATTTGGTAGCCTACATTTCTAAACTTAGAATCAACACTGTAATATGCCTCTGTGGAGTCTTAACATCCTTCACTGACATTGGTGGTGGCTGTGCTGTGCCTGGGTAAGCAAATGCAGGGTCCCCAAGATCAGGTCCACTAAGCATCTGTGTGCTACAGTTCAGTTTCCtcgggagagacctgggaggacaCCTCAAAACCCTGTTAGAGTATGCCAAAGTGCTTTTCACCAGTCACACAAATTCAATTACTTTTTAACCCCCATCTGAAGCTGTACAGTTACCACCCACTAAAAACACCAAAGCAAATCAGCGTTCTGTATTATCTATCTACTTTCTGTCTATATAATATAGTCTACATTAAGTTCTATTGTGCTTTGTTAAATGACTAAGGAAGAAGGGATGGTGCAATATGGGAGAAACATttcttaaaaacattaaaagaaaaaaactgattttAGGTAAAGTATGAACACAGAACAGACTGACAAGACATAGCCAGACATTCAAGAAAATTTGGCAAGACTACCCTGTCTACACTGTTCCTCACACCTCCCTGTGCAGTCCCTCACTGGAGACATGGTGAGTGTTCTGCACCTTGTCTCAGGATCATTCATATGACTTGCCCTGAAGAATGAGATGTAGCTTGAATGTGACTGATCAAAATGACTTATGCCTCTGCTACAACTATGAGAAGCCCTCTGCCCTGGAGAGACACAGATTGTTTAGCCTGTGTCCCCAAATGAACTCACACATGCCCATAGCCCAGAGCCAACCCAGTTAAGGCACAGCatgaggcagagcctctcagcagacaggaTCTAAATCAACCAACCTCAGCCAATCAtagagacaggaagcaaagacagagaactGCTGTTGTAAGACAACAGAATCTGCGATGCTTGTTATATAGCCTTACTATAGTAGCAGTTGACTGACACAGATGGCACCATGTTATGTAACTACATCCTACAAACATCCTCCAAAATGAAGCATTCCCACCTGCAGAGGATGGAAGCTCATAAAACTCAGGAAGCCCAAGATTCACAGGGCCCTCCCTCCTCAAGGCTATATATAACCAATACAATCACTGGGGTATACTTCTTGATGGTGGTACATTTGCCTTAGACCTATGAGTAAGCCCTCACCCCGCTCCTGTATAAAATCCCAAAAGCTCAATAGTTCAAGATAGACTTGGTGGAGTTATTCCTCTATCTGTCATCAATATCCTATCTGGGGTGAAAAGACAATGTCAAACAGCAGAACATTAAGGAAATCCATCCTTCCCTCAAGCTCAGAGAGCAGACAGGGCACTCACCAGGCTCCCCTTTTTTCTTGGAACCAGACTTCTTCTTTGCAGGTGCTTCTTGCTTTGGTGCCTCCTGGCTTTGGACCATGCTTGCATTTTTACCCTGGGCAGGAGTCATCTCTGACTTTTTACCCTGATTGGCAGCTGCATCCACTTTTTTGGCCTGGCTGGgagatccttctgtctttttGCCTTGGTTTGGGGCTCCCTCTGCCTTTTTTCCTTGATTAGGGGTCCCTTCAGACTTTTTCACCTGGTTTGAGACACCCTCTGGCTTTGTGCCCTGATTAGCAactgtatctgtctttctgttctggttggaagccccctcccccttcctgcctTGGTTGGGATTTCCATCGCCCTTTTTGCCCTGATTCTGGGTCCCTTCCCCTTTCTTGCCCTGACTTTGAACCCCCTCTGCCTTTTTGCCCTGGTTTtgaggcccctcccctcccttgcccTGGTTTTGGGCCCCTTCCACCTTTTTACCCTGGTTCTGGGCTGCCTCCATCTTCTTGCCCTGGTTTGGGGTTCCTTCTGCTTTTCTGCCCTGGTTTTGCATACCCTCTACTTTTATACTCTGGTTGGAAGACCCTTCCCCTTTCTTGCCCTGGTTCTGGgacccctctcctcctttcttgcCCTGGTTCTGggccccctctcctcctttcttgcCCTGGTTCTGggccccctctcctcctttcttgcCCTGGTTCTGGGCCCCCTCTCCTTTTTTGCCCTGGTTCTGGGccccctctcccttcttgccTTGGTTCTGGGCCCCCTCTCCTTTCTTGCCTTGGTTCTGTGACCCCTCTCCTTTCTTGCCCTGGTTCTGGGCCCCCTCTCCCTTCTTACCCTGGTTCTGGGccccctctcccttcttgccTTGGTTCTGGGccccctctcccttcttgccTTGGTTTGGGGTTCCCTCTGGCTTCTTGCCTTGATTCTGGGCACCTTCTATTTTTTTGTCCTGTTTTTGAGCTGCTTCTCCCTTCTTGCCTTGGTTGTGGGGTCCTTCCCCCTTCTTGGTTTGGTTCTGGCCTCCCTCGCCCTTCTTGGCCTGGTTTTGGTTTGCTTCCCCCCTTTTGCCCTGATTTTGGGCCCCTTCTGCCCCCTTCTTGGCCTGGTTCTGGACCCCTTCCCCCTTCTTAGCTTGGTTCTGGGCTCCTTCCCCCTTCTTGGCCTGGTTCTGagccccctctcccttcttggccTGGTTTTggcccccttcccccttcttggccTGGTTCTGGGCCCCCTCTCCCTTCTTAGCTTGGTTctgagccccctcccccttcttggcctggTTCTggcctccttcccccttcttggCCTGGTTCTGggctccctcccccttcttgccTTGGTTCTgggccccctcccccttcttggtcTGGTTCTGGAccccctctcccttcttgccTTGGTTCTGGGccccctctcccttcttgccTTGGTTCTGggctccctcccccttcttggcctggTTCTGGGCTCCCTGTCCCTTCTTGCCCTGACTGCTGGTGGCAGGAGCACTGGCCTTAGAGCCCACTGGGGGCACAGCCACCATAGGCACCTCCTTGGGTGTGGCTTCCAAGATGGCCGACTTTGAGGCAAGAACCTGGATGGAATTCACAATAGAACTGACTGCTGGCTCCACCTTTGccacttttttctccttcttctttttgtccTTAGGGGAGGAAGCCATCTTTTCCTGAGGCATGGCTGGTACTGTGGCTATAGGGGTATGGCCCACAGAAGAATGGACTGAAGTtggagccacagccacagcaggTACGCGCACTGGTTCCTTGAGGATGATGGTCACACTGGAATCCAGGTCATGTTCAGGTATCTTCCCATTaggtttctcttccttttttttggtctttcctttcttctccactgttttctccttctttttcttctctcctttctggtGGTGAGTTTTCGCCATCTCCTTGCGCTGGTTGGCAAGGGCTTCTTCATACGACGTCTCCTTCATGGAGAAGGTTGACACCAGGAAGATGCCGATGGCAGAAACAACCATAAACCCGCCAAAGACCACAACCCCCAAGGTCTGAGTGTCGTAGATATCCATCTTGGCTGGCTTGCTTTCCACCTGCCAACACATACAAGTAGATTACTTTCTAGAGAAATTGAGGAACTGAACAGTTTCCATTCCCTATCACCAAACTTAAGGTTTCTCACTGTCGTCAGACTAAATTCAGACTAAAGTCGTGTTTGCTCCTCTTTCTTACCCTCTCTTCAGAAATGGGCAATTTTTACCTATAGTATCAACAGTTCTTTTAGTGCCGGAGATACAAACAGGCAGATGGACTCAGGGGAACAACTCAAGCTTCTAATGTTCTGTAGCCTCCAAAGCCCATGGCCATGGCCCAAGTTCAAGGTGCCCCCTTGAACCCGCCCCATTTAAAGCACTCATGAGCACAAGTGCTGTCCAGAAGTGAAACAACAGGGAGTAGTGGCAACATGGCAAAGACAGCAAAGCTAAGTGCGGCTGCGTGTGCCACACAGACACCACATGTAGTTGGTGTGCCACAGACACCACACGTAGCTGAGTGAGAGCACTGTTCATTTTTCATGTTGGACTGAaatctttactttttatatttttcttcgaTATAAAACTGGCTGGTTTTAGTTAAACCAACCAACAAGAAAATCCCAGGTGACACCAATACATCCGCAGGCCTTCCCAGCAGGCCCTGGCACCTCACCCTCTGCTTTGTGACCAGAGCCCTAAACAaaactcctgggattaaagacctttGCATTGGGGCTGCCACCCTGAAAAGCCATCAAGAACCCAGTGCAGGACAACACCCTTTCTGCAGCAATGCCTCCTCCATCACAGCGCCTACAATTCTCAGGATGGGAAACACAAAGTCTTGGGAAGCCCATCAGATTCTAGGTTTGGAATTTCACAGAAGGGGTAGTGCCACTAGACTCTTTGTCAGACAACGTACCCCAAGCTGAGAGGATGGAGCATTCCATTCTTGGTGCCCATGACCAAAGTGCAAAGGATCAGAGGGAACTGGGCTCACCCCTCCTGGCCTACAGCCCAGACTTAAGTTTCACTTCACCAAGCTTTTAAGTCATATCAATGCCATCATCCGTTCCGTCCCCTGAGCTGGAGAGGAGAAATAGTCTTGCCCCTCTGAAGAGGATCAGCAAAGACTGACCAAGAAAAACTCCAGTGTTAAAGGGAAAGGTTGGGATGGAGGAATAATTGGGAAAAGGTAAGAAAGGCAAGGATACTGTGTCCAGGCTCTCTAGACATTGTGGTCACTTGGTCAGTGCAATTTATGTTCCTCTTTAacaggggaaaaggaaggaagttgGACTTCAGACAGACATTGGGACATTTTAAAAAAGGGCACTGTTTAAATACCTCAGTATCATATTCTAAGACACTCTCCTCATGGTGCAAACTCTTTTCTTTTAAGGGAGGATTGAAACGCTCATGACAAAGGTTTGCTAACACATTCTCCAGTGATTACTGTGGCTGCTGTGACTTTTACTCTTCCACAGACCGTCACCTAGATCTGCGTAGGACCAAGGTCCAGTACTCCATCCCTATCATCACTTGAGCAAACAGTCTGAGGCCAGGcgacacacacgcacatgcctTTGAAGCCTGGGCATGGCAgcacttatatttcaaatggatTCTGACTTCTAGCTATAAACCACTAGTAACAACTGATCCAAAGTCAAGGTGAGCACCCCCACTTGTGACAGTCAAGGAAGGCTGTTAAAATAAGCCTTTCCAGGAACTCACTCCTAGTAGGCTGAGAAttatggtgcacgcctttaatcctagcctctggaaggcagagtcaggcggatttctgagttcaagaccagcctggtctacagagtgagttccaggacagtcagtgctacacagagataccctgtctcaaaaaaacaaaaacaaaaacaaaaaacccaaacaaacaaacaaaaacttgcaCCTGTCCAATC
The DNA window shown above is from Mus pahari chromosome 3, PAHARI_EIJ_v1.1, whole genome shotgun sequence and carries:
- the Rrbp1 gene encoding ribosome-binding protein 1 isoform X2, which gives rise to MDIYDTQTLGVVVFGGFMVVSAIGIFLVSTFSMKETSYEEALANQRKEMAKTHHQKGEKKKKEKTVEKKGKTKKKEEKPNGKIPEHDLDSSVTIILKEPVRVPAVAVAPTSVHSSVGHTPIATVPAMPQEKMASSPKDKKKKEKKVAKVEPAVSSIVNSIQVLASKSAILEATPKEVPMVAVPPVGSKASAPATSSQGKKGQGAQNQAKKGEGAQNQGKKGEGAQNQGKKGEGVQNQTKKGEGAQNQGKKGEGAQNQAKKGEGGQNQAKKGEGAQNQAKKGEGAQNQAKKGEGGQNQAKKGEGAQNQAKKGEGAQNQAKKGEGVQNQAKKGAEGAQNQGKRGEANQNQAKKGEGGQNQTKKGEGPHNQGKKGEAAQKQDKKIEGAQNQGKKPEGTPNQGKKGEGAQNQGKKGEGAQNQGKKGEGAQNQGKKGEGSQNQGKKGEGAQNQGKKGEGAQNQGKKGEGAQNQGKKGGEGAQNQGKKGGEGAQNQGKKGGEGSQNQGKKGEGSSNQSIKVEGMQNQGRKAEGTPNQGKKMEAAQNQGKKVEGAQNQGKGGEGPQNQGKKAEGVQSQGKKGEGTQNQGKKGDGNPNQGRKGEGASNQNRKTDTVANQGTKPEGVSNQVKKSEGTPNQGKKAEGAPNQGKKTEGSPSQAKKVDAAANQGKKSEMTPAQGKNASMVQSQEAPKQEAPAKKKSGSKKKGEPVC